Proteins from a genomic interval of Streptomyces sp. Tu6071:
- a CDS encoding DUF742 domain-containing protein, translating into MTPRGPADVGEPDRIFLVTGGRTAAGSRVFDLVTLVVRETDRARDLGPEHQRVLDLCQHPVAVVELSAELGLPVVVTRILLEDLLAAGHIRVRSPRPAARAAGTTGPDTAVLEEVLHALRRL; encoded by the coding sequence GTGACGCCACGCGGTCCGGCCGACGTGGGCGAACCCGACCGGATCTTCCTCGTCACCGGCGGCAGGACCGCGGCCGGCTCGCGCGTCTTCGACCTCGTCACCCTGGTCGTGCGCGAGACGGACCGGGCCCGGGACCTCGGCCCCGAGCACCAGCGCGTCCTGGACCTGTGCCAGCACCCGGTGGCGGTCGTCGAACTCTCCGCCGAACTGGGCCTCCCCGTGGTGGTGACGCGCATTCTGCTGGAGGACCTGCTCGCCGCCGGGCACATCCGCGTCCGCTCCCCGCGCCCCGCCGCCCGCGCGGCAGGGACGACGGGGCCGGACACCGCCGTACTCGAAGAGGTGCTCCATGCGCTGCGCAGACTCTGA
- a CDS encoding GTP-binding protein: protein MRCADSEPATPTTPAGPAAASAPAVPPSDAVPAQATAPPGPRTPLPATAEQGVKIVVVGGFAVGKTTMVRAVSEIRPLSTEEVMTEAGEGVDDLAGVESKTTTTVAFDFGRITLNERTVLYLFGAPGQERFWFLWDQLFAGSLGAVVLVDTRKVADSWYAVDRLEAHRTPFVVAVNRFENDPRRYGLAEIRAALNLSAHVPVLDCDARERASSKEVLLTLVDHLYHRALAQEAGV, encoded by the coding sequence ATGCGCTGCGCAGACTCTGAACCCGCCACCCCCACGACACCCGCCGGGCCCGCCGCCGCGTCCGCGCCCGCCGTTCCCCCCTCCGACGCCGTCCCCGCCCAGGCCACCGCGCCCCCGGGGCCCCGCACGCCGCTGCCCGCGACCGCCGAGCAGGGCGTGAAGATCGTCGTCGTGGGCGGCTTCGCCGTCGGCAAGACGACGATGGTGCGCGCGGTGAGCGAGATCCGCCCGCTGAGCACCGAGGAGGTCATGACGGAGGCCGGTGAGGGCGTCGACGACCTCGCGGGCGTCGAGTCGAAGACCACCACGACGGTCGCCTTCGACTTCGGCCGCATCACCCTCAACGAGCGCACGGTGCTCTACCTCTTCGGCGCCCCCGGGCAGGAGCGCTTCTGGTTCTTGTGGGACCAGCTCTTCGCCGGGAGCCTCGGCGCGGTCGTCCTCGTCGACACGCGCAAGGTCGCCGACTCCTGGTACGCCGTCGACCGCCTCGAAGCCCACCGCACCCCCTTCGTCGTCGCCGTCAACCGCTTCGAGAACGACCCGCGCCGCTACGGACTCGCCGAGATCCGCGCGGCGCTCAACCTCTCCGCGCACGTCCCCGTCCTGGACTGCGACGCGCGCGAACGCGCCTCCAGCAAGGAGGTCCTGCTCACCCTCGTCGACCACCTCTACCACCGCGCCCTCGCGCAGGAGGCAGGCGTATGA
- a CDS encoding cytochrome P450, translated as MLLDDDIPAWLALGYPEVAYVTGHDEEFGRDSRRWHQWENIPGDWPLLAYAGYQPSVFFAEGEEHRRRAGALTRALEAMDMYDVSLVCESVGRRLIDRFVHDGRVELLESYVHALPVRVMIELCGMPAGEDITENLAEDLRITLDAERGENPVEAYRRVARQLGALVAARRERPERDLTSYLVTDEAALTDTEAVHDLTVLILAGQQPTSNWICNALRLLLLDDRFADRVAGGRVGVPEALTETLWLDTPVQNFLGRWATRDTELGGRPVKQGDCVLLGLAAANTDPELWPHGGMGEGSTAHLSFSMGEHRCPHPSPQMARVIARTAIDTLLARLPDLAVAVEAEELRWRRSLWKRGLEELPVVFSAGGVREWTDRGASRARSRETGLLRD; from the coding sequence GTGCTGCTCGACGACGACATCCCCGCCTGGCTCGCCCTCGGCTACCCCGAGGTCGCCTATGTGACGGGCCACGACGAGGAGTTCGGGCGCGACTCGCGGCGCTGGCACCAGTGGGAGAACATCCCGGGCGACTGGCCGCTGCTCGCCTACGCGGGCTACCAGCCCTCGGTGTTCTTCGCCGAGGGCGAGGAGCACCGGCGCCGCGCGGGCGCGCTCACGCGCGCGCTGGAGGCGATGGACATGTACGACGTCTCGCTCGTGTGCGAGTCGGTCGGCCGTCGTCTCATCGACCGCTTCGTGCACGACGGGCGGGTGGAGCTGCTGGAGTCGTACGTGCACGCGCTCCCCGTGCGCGTGATGATCGAGCTGTGCGGGATGCCCGCGGGCGAGGACATCACCGAGAACCTCGCCGAGGATCTGCGGATCACTCTCGACGCCGAGCGCGGCGAGAATCCGGTGGAGGCGTACCGGCGGGTGGCGCGGCAGCTCGGGGCGCTCGTCGCCGCGCGCCGGGAGCGGCCCGAGCGGGACCTCACCTCGTACCTCGTGACGGACGAAGCGGCGCTGACCGACACGGAGGCGGTGCACGACCTCACGGTGCTCATCCTGGCCGGTCAGCAGCCCACGTCGAACTGGATCTGCAACGCGCTGCGTCTCCTCCTGCTCGACGACCGCTTCGCCGACAGGGTCGCGGGCGGTCGCGTCGGGGTCCCGGAAGCGCTCACCGAGACGCTGTGGCTCGACACCCCGGTGCAGAACTTCCTGGGTCGCTGGGCGACGCGCGACACGGAACTCGGCGGTCGGCCCGTCAAACAGGGCGACTGCGTGTTGCTCGGTCTCGCCGCTGCGAACACCGATCCCGAGCTGTGGCCGCACGGCGGCATGGGCGAGGGCAGCACGGCGCACCTGTCGTTCAGCATGGGCGAGCACCGCTGCCCGCACCCGTCCCCGCAGATGGCCCGCGTCATCGCGCGCACGGCGATCGACACGCTGCTCGCCCGGCTGCCCGACCTCGCGGTCGCGGTCGAGGCCGAGGAGCTGCGCTGGCGCCGCTCGCTGTGGAAGCGGGGCCTGGAGGAGCTGCCGGTGGTCTTCTCGGCGGGCGGGGTACGGGAGTGGACGGACCGCGGCGCGAGCCGGGCCCGGTCCCGCGAAACCGGCCTCCTGCGGGACTGA
- a CDS encoding peptide deformylase — MTTPGTLPPLPERVERLLATEDPLPIVAAGDPVLRTPAAPYEGQLPEALLSRLLAAMRRTMREAPGVGLAAPQIGVPLRLAVLEDPATVPEEVRRVREREPLPYRVLVNPVCEGVGERRAAFYEGCLSVPGWQAVVARHAVVRLRAEDEHGRGLDEEVRGWPARIVQHETDHLDGTLYVDRALPRSLTSNENLLRYWNDPAPERAAAELGFALN, encoded by the coding sequence ATGACCACTCCCGGCACCCTGCCGCCCCTGCCCGAGCGGGTCGAGCGCCTGCTCGCCACCGAGGACCCGCTGCCGATCGTCGCCGCGGGTGACCCCGTCCTGCGCACCCCGGCCGCACCGTACGAGGGCCAGTTGCCCGAGGCGCTGCTCTCCCGGCTGCTCGCGGCGATGCGGCGCACGATGCGCGAGGCCCCGGGGGTCGGTCTCGCGGCGCCGCAGATCGGTGTGCCGCTGCGCCTCGCGGTCCTGGAGGACCCGGCGACGGTGCCCGAGGAGGTGCGGCGCGTGCGCGAGCGGGAGCCGCTCCCGTACCGCGTGCTGGTCAATCCGGTGTGCGAGGGCGTCGGCGAGCGGCGCGCGGCCTTCTACGAGGGCTGTCTGAGCGTGCCGGGCTGGCAGGCCGTCGTGGCGCGGCACGCGGTGGTGCGGCTGCGCGCCGAGGACGAGCACGGCAGGGGGCTCGACGAGGAGGTACGGGGGTGGCCGGCGCGCATCGTGCAGCACGAGACGGACCACCTCGACGGGACGCTGTACGTGGACCGGGCGCTGCCGCGCTCGCTCACCTCGAACGAGAACCTGCTCCGGTACTGGAACGACCCGGCACCCGAACGGGCCGCCGCTGAACTGGGGTTCGCGCTGAACTGA
- a CDS encoding TNT domain-containing protein: MTAKPLALLLAALTTAALATAPAEAAKPAKAAAAAPCTGEFRGDARLGPRHLPGPREEPVGPLLKGWKRTGGLGERAFLKKYWEGDATKGSWKYPPNDGFTETNGEPDRTATRLRRGERLDRFGSVYGAFLAPAGDAYAKRALPPQNLTTREVSAPCSYHVYEVTKRFTVWQGPIAPWFGQPGGGEQIKLDPALLNPGEGEGLNVKWLLDHDYLRVLVG, from the coding sequence GTGACCGCCAAGCCGCTCGCGCTGCTGCTCGCCGCGCTCACCACCGCAGCGCTCGCCACCGCTCCCGCCGAGGCGGCGAAACCGGCCAAGGCCGCCGCTGCCGCCCCGTGCACGGGCGAGTTCCGCGGTGACGCGCGGCTCGGCCCGCGCCACCTGCCGGGGCCGCGCGAGGAGCCGGTGGGCCCGCTCCTGAAGGGCTGGAAGCGTACGGGCGGGCTCGGCGAGCGCGCCTTCCTGAAGAAGTACTGGGAGGGCGACGCCACGAAGGGGAGCTGGAAGTACCCGCCGAACGACGGCTTCACGGAGACGAACGGCGAGCCGGACCGCACGGCGACGCGGCTGCGGCGCGGGGAGCGCCTGGACCGGTTCGGCTCGGTGTACGGGGCTTTCCTCGCCCCCGCCGGGGACGCCTACGCGAAGCGCGCGCTGCCGCCGCAGAACCTCACCACCCGTGAGGTGAGCGCGCCGTGCAGCTACCACGTGTACGAGGTGACGAAGCGGTTCACCGTGTGGCAGGGGCCGATCGCGCCGTGGTTCGGGCAGCCGGGCGGCGGCGAGCAGATCAAACTGGACCCGGCACTGCTGAACCCGGGCGAGGGCGAGGGACTCAACGTGAAGTGGCTGCTCGACCACGACTACCTGCGTGTCCTCGTCGGCTGA
- a CDS encoding DUF1772 domain-containing protein, whose protein sequence is METTTGAALFLAVLATGLMAGLFAAFAYAVMPGLGRSGDRTFVEAMRNINKAILNGWFLTPFGGALLALALAATGAWTSGEHRVFWWVLAALVLYVVMFAVTGGINVPLNDRLADGELPRAADALAAARERFESSWVVWNVVRALAATGSFACAAWALVQYGRGTA, encoded by the coding sequence ATGGAGACGACCACTGGCGCGGCCCTGTTCCTGGCCGTCCTGGCCACCGGTCTCATGGCGGGGCTCTTCGCCGCCTTCGCCTACGCCGTCATGCCCGGACTCGGCAGGAGCGGCGACCGGACCTTCGTCGAGGCCATGCGGAACATCAACAAGGCCATCCTCAACGGCTGGTTCCTCACGCCGTTCGGCGGCGCGCTCCTCGCCCTGGCCCTCGCCGCGACCGGTGCCTGGACGAGCGGCGAGCACCGCGTCTTCTGGTGGGTGCTCGCCGCACTCGTCCTCTACGTCGTGATGTTCGCCGTCACGGGCGGGATCAACGTCCCGCTCAACGACCGCCTCGCGGACGGCGAACTCCCGCGGGCCGCCGACGCGCTCGCCGCCGCCCGCGAGCGCTTCGAGTCCTCGTGGGTCGTCTGGAACGTCGTCCGCGCCCTCGCCGCGACCGGCTCCTTCGCCTGCGCCGCCTGGGCGCTCGTGCAGTACGGGCGCGGCACGGCCTGA
- a CDS encoding FAD-dependent monooxygenase: protein MKIVCAGGGPGGLYFSILMKLQDPAHEISVHERNPAGSTYGWGVTYWEELLDRLRAHDEPSAHALHAASLPWKNGRARIREQVTEHHGDQGYGIGRHRLLALLTARARDLGVDVRHGSAIDPAAPPAADLLVAADGVGSTLRRHHAHHFGPRLTEGRNVYVWLGTPKVFTSFSFAFVDTPHGWIWCYAYGYGPEGSTCVIECAPATWRGLGLDTAKEDVQLRTLEGLFAGLLDGAPLLGQDATHPAPDWRPFRTLTTRRWHHDNLVLLGDAAHTTHYSIGAGTTLALEDAMALADALGEGGPREAAFAAYERRRRRELLSVQSAARHSAHWYENLPRYIDLPPEQMFALLGQRHSPLLPYVPPQLYYRVDRAAERLEALRRLKRWLGPRLARGLQARDTERR from the coding sequence GTGAAGATCGTCTGTGCCGGAGGCGGCCCCGGCGGGCTGTACTTCTCGATCCTGATGAAACTCCAGGACCCCGCGCACGAGATCAGCGTGCACGAACGCAACCCCGCCGGCTCCACCTACGGCTGGGGCGTGACCTACTGGGAGGAACTCCTCGACCGGCTCCGCGCCCACGACGAGCCCAGCGCCCACGCCCTCCACGCCGCCTCGCTCCCCTGGAAGAACGGCCGCGCCCGCATCCGCGAGCAGGTCACCGAGCACCACGGCGACCAGGGTTACGGCATCGGCCGCCACCGCCTCCTCGCCCTCCTCACCGCGCGCGCCCGCGACCTCGGCGTCGACGTCCGCCACGGCAGCGCGATCGACCCCGCCGCACCCCCCGCCGCCGACCTCCTCGTCGCCGCGGACGGCGTCGGCAGCACCCTGCGCCGCCACCACGCGCACCACTTCGGCCCGCGCCTCACGGAGGGCCGCAACGTCTACGTCTGGCTCGGCACCCCCAAGGTCTTCACGAGCTTCAGCTTCGCGTTCGTCGACACCCCGCACGGCTGGATCTGGTGCTACGCCTACGGGTACGGGCCCGAGGGCAGCACCTGCGTCATCGAGTGCGCCCCCGCCACCTGGCGCGGCCTCGGTCTCGACACCGCCAAGGAGGACGTCCAACTCCGCACCCTCGAAGGGCTCTTCGCGGGACTCCTCGACGGAGCCCCGCTCCTCGGCCAGGACGCCACGCACCCCGCCCCCGACTGGCGCCCCTTCCGCACCCTCACCACCCGCCGCTGGCACCACGACAACCTCGTCCTGCTCGGCGACGCGGCCCACACCACCCACTACTCCATCGGCGCCGGGACCACGCTCGCCCTCGAAGACGCCATGGCCCTCGCCGACGCCCTCGGCGAGGGCGGCCCGCGCGAGGCCGCCTTCGCCGCGTACGAACGCCGCCGTCGCAGGGAACTCCTCTCCGTCCAGAGCGCCGCGCGCCACAGCGCCCACTGGTACGAGAACCTGCCCCGCTACATCGACCTCCCGCCCGAGCAGATGTTCGCGCTCCTCGGCCAGCGCCACTCCCCGCTCCTGCCCTACGTCCCGCCCCAGCTCTACTACCGCGTCGACCGTGCCGCCGAACGCCTCGAAGCCCTCCGCCGCCTCAAGCGCTGGCTCGGGCCGCGCCTCGCCCGCGGCCTCCAGGCCCGCGACACGGAACGCCGCTGA
- a CDS encoding enoyl-CoA hydratase/isomerase family protein, with protein MPELTRDGDVFVLRLDADSENLFHPGWLGAVERALDEVEAAEGPCALVTAGEGKYWSNGLDLAWLMAHGDQYAAYLDRVHALLARTLASRVVTVAALTGHTFAAGAMWALAHDVRVMRADRGWFCLPEVDLGLPFQPGMTALIRSRLTPATAHEAMTTGRRYPAPEAMASGLVDAVAAADEVVTEALTRARTLAPKAVPVRAEIKEGLYAEALAALRTATKA; from the coding sequence ATGCCTGAACTCACCCGTGACGGGGACGTCTTCGTCCTGCGTCTGGACGCGGACAGCGAGAACCTGTTCCACCCCGGCTGGCTGGGCGCGGTGGAGCGGGCGCTCGACGAGGTGGAGGCGGCCGAGGGGCCGTGCGCGCTGGTGACGGCGGGCGAGGGCAAGTACTGGTCGAACGGGCTCGATCTCGCGTGGCTCATGGCGCACGGGGACCAGTACGCGGCCTACCTCGACCGGGTGCACGCCCTCCTGGCCCGTACCCTCGCCTCGCGCGTCGTGACGGTCGCGGCGCTCACGGGGCACACCTTCGCGGCGGGCGCGATGTGGGCGCTGGCCCACGATGTCCGCGTGATGCGCGCGGACCGGGGCTGGTTCTGCCTGCCCGAGGTCGACCTGGGCCTTCCCTTCCAGCCCGGCATGACGGCCCTCATCCGGTCCCGCCTCACCCCCGCGACGGCCCACGAGGCGATGACGACGGGCCGCCGCTATCCCGCCCCCGAGGCCATGGCCTCCGGCCTGGTGGACGCCGTGGCGGCGGCGGACGAGGTCGTCACCGAGGCCCTGACCCGCGCCCGCACCCTCGCCCCGAAGGCGGTCCCGGTCCGCGCCGAGATCAAGGAGGGCCTGTACGCGGAGGCCCTTGCCGCCCTGCGGACGGCGACGAAGGCGTGA
- a CDS encoding MFS transporter, with amino-acid sequence MNKVLRAGRRATFAVFLLNGFVMGMWVVHIPAVEDRAGIDHALLGWLLLLLGGGAFLGMQAAGPLSDRFGPRRTVPAGLALCAAALVLPGLATNAWTLAGALLVLGFGNGCLDVSMNTHAVQVERGYGRPIMSAFHAVFSVGGVLAALAGSQTRRLDWSPVAVFAATAAVGVALAVVVAPMLLRPEAGETGAAGESGEAATRTGAASPEKAASRTRTPGRIWLLAALALMLMLSEGVANDWSTLHLKDVLDAPESTAAFAYGAFATAMTAGRFLTDRVAARFGSFAVLRYGAALAAVGMTLAALSPSVWAALVGWTVFGAGLSGCIPQLFSAAGHADPAGAGVNVSRVAGLGYLGMLAGPAVIGPMTHLMPLNLAFFLPVAFCVIAAVAAGVLRTPEGAPAGEPRTALSESSS; translated from the coding sequence ATGAACAAAGTGCTGCGGGCCGGGCGCCGCGCGACCTTCGCCGTCTTCCTGCTCAACGGCTTCGTCATGGGCATGTGGGTCGTCCACATCCCCGCTGTCGAGGACCGTGCCGGAATCGATCACGCCCTGCTCGGCTGGCTCCTGCTGCTCCTCGGTGGTGGCGCCTTCCTCGGGATGCAGGCCGCGGGTCCGCTCAGCGACCGCTTCGGTCCGCGCCGTACGGTCCCCGCCGGGCTCGCGCTGTGCGCCGCCGCGCTCGTGCTGCCCGGCCTGGCGACGAACGCGTGGACGCTCGCGGGGGCGCTGCTCGTCCTCGGCTTCGGCAACGGGTGCCTCGACGTCAGCATGAACACGCACGCCGTGCAGGTCGAGCGCGGGTACGGGCGGCCGATCATGTCCGCCTTCCACGCGGTCTTCTCGGTCGGTGGCGTCCTCGCCGCCCTCGCGGGCTCGCAGACCCGGCGCCTGGACTGGTCCCCGGTCGCGGTCTTCGCGGCGACGGCGGCCGTGGGGGTCGCGCTGGCCGTGGTGGTGGCGCCGATGCTGCTGCGGCCGGAGGCGGGGGAGACGGGCGCGGCCGGGGAATCCGGTGAGGCGGCGACGCGTACCGGTGCCGCGTCACCGGAGAAGGCCGCTTCCCGTACCCGTACGCCCGGACGTATCTGGCTCCTCGCCGCGCTCGCCCTGATGCTGATGCTCAGCGAGGGCGTCGCGAACGACTGGAGCACGCTGCACCTCAAGGACGTCCTCGACGCCCCCGAATCCACGGCCGCCTTCGCCTACGGCGCCTTCGCGACGGCGATGACCGCCGGGCGCTTCCTCACGGACCGCGTCGCCGCGCGCTTCGGCTCCTTCGCGGTACTACGGTACGGGGCCGCCCTCGCGGCGGTGGGCATGACCCTCGCCGCGCTGTCGCCCTCCGTCTGGGCCGCGCTCGTCGGCTGGACGGTCTTCGGCGCGGGCCTCTCGGGCTGCATCCCGCAGCTCTTCAGTGCGGCGGGCCACGCCGACCCGGCCGGCGCGGGCGTCAACGTCTCCCGCGTCGCCGGCCTCGGCTACCTCGGGATGCTCGCGGGCCCCGCCGTCATCGGCCCGATGACCCACCTCATGCCGCTCAACCTCGCCTTCTTCCTCCCGGTCGCCTTCTGCGTGATCGCGGCGGTGGCGGCGGGCGTCCTGCGGACACCGGAGGGCGCCCCGGCGGGGGAACCGCGTACCGCCCTGAGCGAGAGCTCTTCCTGA
- a CDS encoding DeoR/GlpR family DNA-binding transcription regulator, translated as MSGTDRWKLITHAVREAGRLGVAELAALTGASEMTIRRDLDALARQGVLERYRGGARSLVPRGEEEPFAARAREGNEAKLRIAAETAALLADGESVVLDSGTTCVEVARALAGRRLTVMPLSLHAVNVLTERYEGGEPPATRLLLAGGEPRPGELALTGPLTESSLAALRFDTAVLGCCGLTTADGLTAYDLADAAVKRAAIASARRVVAVTEGAKLSRTALAHVAPATALHTVVTDEDAPPEEVAALTAAGVTVLTVRVAGNG; from the coding sequence GTGTCTGGGACCGATCGATGGAAGCTGATCACGCACGCGGTGCGTGAGGCAGGGCGGCTGGGTGTCGCGGAACTCGCCGCGCTCACCGGCGCCTCGGAGATGACGATCCGCCGCGACCTCGACGCGCTCGCGCGCCAGGGAGTGCTCGAACGCTACCGGGGCGGGGCGCGCAGCCTCGTGCCGCGCGGCGAGGAGGAGCCCTTCGCGGCGCGCGCCCGCGAGGGGAACGAGGCGAAGCTCCGTATCGCCGCCGAGACGGCGGCGCTGCTCGCGGACGGCGAGTCGGTCGTCCTGGACAGCGGTACGACGTGCGTCGAGGTCGCCCGCGCGCTGGCGGGGCGCCGCCTGACCGTCATGCCGCTCTCCCTGCACGCGGTGAACGTCCTCACCGAGCGGTACGAGGGGGGTGAGCCCCCCGCGACGCGCCTGCTCCTCGCGGGCGGCGAGCCGCGCCCCGGGGAACTCGCCCTCACCGGGCCGCTGACCGAGTCCTCGCTCGCCGCGCTCCGCTTCGACACGGCGGTGCTCGGCTGCTGCGGCCTCACGACGGCGGACGGGCTCACCGCGTACGACCTCGCGGACGCCGCCGTCAAGCGGGCCGCGATCGCCTCGGCCCGCCGCGTCGTCGCCGTCACCGAGGGCGCCAAGCTCTCCCGCACCGCCCTCGCCCACGTCGCCCCGGCGACCGCGCTCCACACGGTGGTCACCGACGAGGACGCCCCGCCCGAGGAGGTCGCCGCACTCACGGCGGCGGGAGTGACGGTCCTGACGGTGCGCGTGGCGGGGAACGGCTGA